From the Rhizobium sp. SL42 genome, the window CAGGCGTGCGAGGATCTCGGGCCGTGATCCCGTCCAGGTATCGGACATGACACAGTCGAGAGGGTCGAAGTCGCCAGACGGAGATGGGCCCGAATGCAACACTTGCGCCAGCGCATCTGCCGCAATCGCCCGCTGCAGACTTGCGTCACCGCCCTCGCCCAACCCGCGCGGAACCCGTGCAAGCGCCACCGTCAGGTCCGTGAGCAGCCGTCCTACGGGTGCAAGGCCGAAAATGTGCAGACCGTCGCGGATCTGCAGTTCCTTCAGGTCGCAGAGATAGGCGTCGAGCTTTTCCAGCGCCGTCTCTTCCGCTTCCCCTTTGTCGATCCCGGCATCCTGGTCGAGCCCGATATCCGAGACCAGGTCGAGGATCTGCTTCTTCAGCAACTTCAGCCGGCGGGGATCGCCGCCCGACGCCTCGTAGTATTCGTCAACCAGCGCTTCCAGATCCTTCAGCGGGCCATAACTCTCGGCCCGCGTCAGTGGCGGCGTCAGGTGGTCGATGATCACCGCCGACGTCCGGCGCTTGGCTTGCGTTCCCTCACCCGGATCATTGACGATGAACGGATAAAGATGCGGCAAAGGTCCCAATATTGCTTCCGGATAGCAGGTCTCGCTCAGCGCCAGCGCTTTGCCTGGCAGCCATTCGAGATTGCCGTGCTTGCCCATGTGGATCACGGCATGCGCCATGAACCTGCCGCGCAGGAAAGCATAGAAGGCAAGATAGCCATGCGGCGGCACGAGGTCGGGAGAATGGTAGCTTTGCTTCGGGTCGATGTTGTAACCCCGCGCCGGCTGAATGCCTACCATCACCCGGCCGAAGCGCATCAGCGGCAAGGCAAACCCGCCATCGCGGAAGAAGGGATCGTTCGCCGCATCACCCCAACGAGCGCGCACTTCGTGTTGAATCTGTTTCGGAAGCGATTCAAAAAAACTATTGTAATCGCTCAAGGAAATGACTTCGCGGACAATGCGCCCATCATTGGCCGCATTGGTCGGCCCGTCCATCAGCGCCGTCATCAGCGCATCGCCGTCGGCCGGCAACTCACCCGTCGCGTAGCCTGCGGCAGACAAGGCTCGCAACACCTCGATTGTCCCGGCCGGAGTGTCGAGCCCGACGCCATTGCCGAGCCTGCCGTCGCGATTGGGGTAGTTCGCCATGATCAGCGCAACGTTGCGATCCTTCGGCGACATCTTGCGCAGCCGCGCCCAGTTGGCGGCAAGCCTGGCGACGAACGCCATCCGGCCCGGATCCGGTTCGTGGCTGACAAGATTGGTCTCGACCCGTTCATCGAAGCGGGCCGCCGACTTGAACGAAACGGCGCGTGTCAGCACCCGACCATCGACTTCCGGCAGTGAAACGCTCATGGCAAGATCGCGCGCCGAAAGCCCCTGGCTGGATGCTTCCCATGCCGCCTTCGGCGACGAAGAGAAAATTGCCTGCAAAACCACCGCGCCCTGTTCGTCGAGGATGGTCGAGGGATTGACCGATCCCGGCGCCGAAACGGCAAATCCCGTCGTGTTGATCACGACATCCGGCGGGACGTCGCCAAACACGGCGCGCAGGGTCTCGACCGACACGAGATCCTTCAGGCTCGACACGAAGACCGGCAACGGCGTGAGGCCCTCCCGTTGGAGTGCGCCGATCATGGCTTCCACCGGCGCAGTTTCGCCACTCTGGACGAGCGCACGGTAGAAGCAGATGGCAGCGACACTTCCGTTGGCGGCAGCCAGCTGCCGCCACTCCTCGACACCGATCGCGCCCTTGCCCGGCCACCAGATACCGGCTTTCAGCAGCGGACGCGCGGGCTCCGGCCTATCGGCGCCCGACAGCATTGCCGCCGCATAGGCAACGAAATGCGCGGTGTTGCGATCACCGCCCTCGGTCAGATAGGTCCAGAGCGCCGAGCGATCGGCATCCATGCAAAGACTGAAGGGATCGAGACCGGCATCCGGCTTGTCGTCGCCGGGCAGCGAGACGATCAGCGCACCATTGGCACGCGCGGCTGCCGTGAGCGCCTCCAGCGCATGGTGGAAATAGCTCGCCCCCCCGAGCGCCCTGACGACGATCAGCTTTGCATGGCGCGCCGTACGCTCGATATAAGTATCGACCGACATCGGATGCTTGAGCGCCATAAGGCTGGCAAGACGCCAGCTTGGCCCGGCCCCCGCCGCAGCGACGGCTGCGGCCACCGCCGACAGTTCGGTGTCGGCAGCCGACAGGAAGAGGATGTCTCCCGGCGTCTGCCCAAGGTCGATCGCTTCGTCACCGTCGGCAATCGAGCCTTTCTGGGCCAGCAGGAGATGCATGGTTCAGGCAGCCGCCTGAACTGCTTCGACAACCGCGCCAAAGTCCCATTCATGCAGGCCGATGACGACGAGGCGGGTCTCGCGCTTTTCGCCCGACGTCCATGGCCGGTCGAAATAGGTGTCGATCCGCGTGCCGACCGCCTGAATGACGAGGCGCATCGGCTTGCCGGGCACGTCGATAAAGCCTTTGAGGCGCAGGATGTCGTGGGCCTCAATCACCGGCTTCAGGCGATCGACGAAGCTTGTCGGATCGGCAATCGCGCCAAGCTTGAGCACGAAGCTTTCGAACTCGTCGTGGTCGTGATGATGGTCATGGTCGGCACCGCTCTCGTGCAGCGCCTCATGCTCCAGCTCGTGATGCGACTTGCGATTGTCGATATCGTCCTCGGTGCCGGCACCGAGACCCAGCAACACAAGCGACGAGACTTCGCCATTGCGCGCTTCGACAATCGATGGCTTGCGCTGTGTACGGCCCGTCACCTCCGCGCGCACCGCAGAGATGCCGGCAGCGTCGAGCAGATCGGTCTTGTTGAGCACGATCAGGTCGGCGCAGGTGAGCTGGTCCTCGAACAGTTCCTCGATGGCGCTCTCGTGGTCGAGGCTTTCATCTTCCGCCCTTGCCGCATCCACCTTGTCGTGGTCATCGGCAAAACGACCGGCGGCAACGGCTGCGCTGTCGACGACGGTGATAACGCCATCAACGGTGACGCGGGTGCGGATATCCGGCCAGTTGAAGGCGGCGACCAACGGCTGGGGAAGCGCAAGGCCGGAAGTCTCGATCACGATGTGATCGGGTTTCACGTCGCGTTCCAGGAGCTTTTGCATCGTCGGAATGAAATCGTCGGCGACCGTGCAGCAGATACAGCCATTGGTCAGCTCGATGATATCGTCTTCGGTGCAATTGTCGGCGCCGCAGCCCTTCAAAACATCGCCGTCGACACCCAGATCGCCAAATTCATTGATGATCAGCGCGATCTTCTTGCCACCAGCATTCATCAGCATGTTGCGGATGATCGTGGTCTTGCCGGCGCCGAGGAAGCCGGTAATCACGGTGGCGGGAATTTTCTGCTGCAACATGGTTCAACCCTTCATTTTCAGCGGCAAACCGGCCGCGACGAAATATACTTCCGCAGCCTTTGCCGCGATGAGCTGGTGCAGCCGGCCGGCATGATCGCGAAAAGCGCGCGCCATTCCATTCTCCGGCACAATGCCGAGACCGACTTCATTGGAAACAAGAACGATACGGGCTTTGAGCGACGGCAGCAGGTCAGCGAGTGCGCCGCTCTCTGCAGCTATATCACGCCCCTCCTGCATCATCAGATTGGTGACCCAGAGCGTCAGGCAATCGACCAGTACCACCCGGCCAGGATCGTCGATCGCCACGAGTGATCCGACAAGATCAAGCGGCTCTTCGTGCGTGCTCCAGCCGTGGCTGGCGCGATCCTGCTTGTGGGCCTCGATGCGTGCGCCCATCTCGTCATCCCAGGCACGGCAGGTCGCGAGGTAGTTAAGCGCAAGGCCGCTGTCGCGGCAGACCTGCTCAGCAAACCGCGACTTGCCCGAACGGGCGCCACCCAGGACAAAAACAGGGGAATGAATGGACTGCATCAGTCAGCCACGCTCCGCAAAACCGGAGCAACAACGAGGCGCCACCGGCAGAACGCCGTCGCCAACCAAATCGAACCGACCCGCATCCCGATCCGGATGCGCCGCCTTGCGCGACCGAGAGGTCCCGCCACATGCAAACGTCGCCACGACAACCTCCGTGCTGGCGCCGGGGATCTCTCCCCATAAATTGGGCCACAACGGCCCGTCACGGACGGCAGGTCTCCTGGCTCGCAGCTGCCGGCGAAAAAACGCCAACGGATCTTCCTTACCTTCCCAGGGCTTGTCGGCAGTCGCGAAAAGGCGGACGATTCGTAGATATAGAGGCGTCCCACCCCGGCTGATCGCGCTGCCACCCCAGTGGCTTTTCCGGTTCAAGACCTCCGGCATCGATCGCACCGCGCGACCCGTCATGACTTCGGCACAAAACCGGATGGAAGACCCTCGCTGCTCTACAGTCGCGGGGTCGGCTGCGTTTGGCAGTCCCGGTCTGGATCCCTGCCTCCGCATTCCCTTTTGCTTTCCAGGCAACACTTCTGTCGCCCGGAAACCATCCAGTCGAAAGGATTAGGCGGTGCCTCGCGGCAAGTCAATCGAGACCGTAGACGCATCGAAGGCAATTGCCGGAAATCATGATCGCGAAAACAGATCAGCTGTCAGGGCTTCGGCGCAAGGCACCCGGCATCCGTTGCCGGATCGCAGCTCCCGTCAAGCCGCACAGATCCGCTGGCTCCCTGCTCCACCGGACCACCTTGAGCCGGGGCATCCTTGGCCCTTGCCTTTGCCGGCTGCACCACGGGAGCGGCAATCACCGGCGCAACCATCTCGGCCGGAACAGCAACGGGCGCAGGCTGCACCACAGGCGCCGGCTTGGTCACGGTGACCGGTGCTGCAGCGCGCACTGGCTTCGGCATCGTAACAACCGCCTCAACAGGTGCTGGATCGGTTGCAAAGCGGGTCGACATCGTCCGCGGCGGACGCGTCGTCCTGATCCGTGGCACGGTCAGCGAAAAGGCAAAACGGATGCGGGCTGCAATTTCTTCGGCCAATGGCTCGCGGCCAAAGCGGGGATCATTGGTCGGGCTATTGACGGTAAAGTTTCCTGCCGCAACAGGCTCACCGGTCTCAACGGAAGCAGCCGTCACGGTAAACCGCACCTGCTCGAAGTAACGCCGGGCATTTGCCCCCGCACCGAACTTGTCGATCTTGACCAGCAGCACGACACGCTCGGCGCCTGCCGGCGGCCGTGTCGAGGAAATCGCCGCCGCAACGCGCCGATCGATGCCCCTCACCAGATCAAGGGGAACGCTTGCGTCAGCCATGACGGTAACGTCGCGCACGTAGTAGACCAGCGGCCTGTCAATGCCGCGTTCATTGGAATGTGCACACGCCGACAGCACGAGAAGGAGCCCGAGCGCAAAAGCGATGCGAAAACTGCGAGCAACCATCTGGACAACCCCGACGCGGTGATTCTAACCCGCTCCGAGCATTGGTCGATTATGGTTAGCCCTTGGTTAATCCTGGCTACGGAGGGCAGCAAACAGCGAAGCGGCCGCAGCTATTTCACCGTAGCGCGCCTCGCGACGCGCCTCAGCCTCTTCATCGCTTCCCCAGTGCTCGATCGTCCAATCCTCGTCGAGATGCGCCAGGCTCCAGACGGTGTCGAGGTCGTAGGCACCCTCTGCGAAGGCAAGCGCAAGGATCGATGATCCGGCAAGCGTCGTGACCACATGCAAGCACGAAAGGCGGAAAGCTTCACGGTAGCGCTCCAGCGCCGCCGCATAAGCTTGCAGCGCATGGCCGGGCTGTTCCTGATGGATCACGCCCTCCGCCAGGATGAACCGGGCATGATGGACTTCCGCCACCCAGGCGAGCACCGGATCCCAGCGGCCGGCCTGGCGGTCGACCAGTTCCTGCGGGCTGTCAGCACGGTAGCAAAGCAGGTCGCTGCCGGCAAAACGCACGATCTCGTCGAAGACTTCCGACAGGTTCGCGCTCACGGCATCGATCGCGGTATTGGCAAGCTTGGTAACCGGCATCGTGCCCGGATCAATAACCTGACCCTGTGCGGCCCATTCCGCAGCGACCAGTTCCGCCGCCTCGCGCGTTGGCAAACACAGCGTATTCTTGGCGGGGGTCTTCACCGGCTTGCCATCGAGATGGATCGCAAATCCGTTCCCGTCGGCTGCAATCGATACGGCGGAGTAAAAGCGCTTCGGCAGCGGCCGCTTCATCTGGATCTGGGCGCGGCGCACGGGATCGGCATCGCTGTGCTCGGGCATGAAGGTGCCGGAAATGTTGCTGAGTTCGTCACGCATCTAGAGGCCCTCAGTGGATATAGGCGAGAAGATCGGCAGGGTGGTCGACAACGGCGTCGGCACCGGCCTTCCACAATTCATCGACAGATGCGTAGCCCCAGGAAACGCCGATAGCGGTGGCACCGGCAGCCTTAGCCATCTGCATGTCGAAGACGGCATCGCCGATGACGATCGTTTCAGACGGCGCAATTCCCGACTGGTCGCAGCATTCCGTCACCATGGCCGGATGCGGCTTCGACGGGCAGTCATCCGCGGTGCGGCAGAACCGGAAATGCGGGGCAAAGCCATGCCCCTCCAGGACCATGGCCAATCCACGCCGCGACTTTCCCGTGACCGCGCCCAGGACTACATCGTCTCGTGCCGCCAGCGTTTCGATCACGCCATGGATACCGTCAAACAAGGGCTCTTCAAAGCCGCTGTCCCGACGGACATCGCCAAAGATCGACTTGTAATAGGTCGCCATGTCGACCGCCTCGTCATCCGCATGCGGCTTGCCGTCCATGCGAGCAATGGCAATGTCGAGCGTCAGGCCGATGATCGCCTTGGTTTCCGCAACATCCGGTTCGCGCTTGCCGAAATGAAGAAATGTCCGTCGCATCACTTCATGGATCAGCCCGGCGCTGTCGACCAGCGTGCCGTCGCAATCGAACAGAACCAGCTTCATTCCTCGTCTTCCCGCTCACCCGATGCCATGTCGAAGCCGAACAGGTTCCAGGTCTGGACCATGTGCGGCGGCAACGGCGCCGTAATTTTCAGACGTCCGCCGTTCGGATGCGGGATGTCGATGTGCCGTGCATGAAGATGGAGGCGCTTCTGCACCCCCCCGGGGAAGTCCCAGTTATGGTCGTCATCGAAATACTTCGGATCACCGATGATCGGGTGCCCCATATAAAGGGCATGGACGCGCAACTGGTGCGTGCGACCGGTATAGGGCTCCATCTCCAGCCAGGCGAAGGTATGGGCAGCCGTCTCCAGCACACGGTAGTAGGAAATCGCGTGATCGGCGCCGTCCTCGCCATGCTTGCAGACC encodes:
- the cobN gene encoding cobaltochelatase subunit CobN — encoded protein: MHLLLAQKGSIADGDEAIDLGQTPGDILFLSAADTELSAVAAAVAAAGAGPSWRLASLMALKHPMSVDTYIERTARHAKLIVVRALGGASYFHHALEALTAAARANGALIVSLPGDDKPDAGLDPFSLCMDADRSALWTYLTEGGDRNTAHFVAYAAAMLSGADRPEPARPLLKAGIWWPGKGAIGVEEWRQLAAANGSVAAICFYRALVQSGETAPVEAMIGALQREGLTPLPVFVSSLKDLVSVETLRAVFGDVPPDVVINTTGFAVSAPGSVNPSTILDEQGAVVLQAIFSSSPKAAWEASSQGLSARDLAMSVSLPEVDGRVLTRAVSFKSAARFDERVETNLVSHEPDPGRMAFVARLAANWARLRKMSPKDRNVALIMANYPNRDGRLGNGVGLDTPAGTIEVLRALSAAGYATGELPADGDALMTALMDGPTNAANDGRIVREVISLSDYNSFFESLPKQIQHEVRARWGDAANDPFFRDGGFALPLMRFGRVMVGIQPARGYNIDPKQSYHSPDLVPPHGYLAFYAFLRGRFMAHAVIHMGKHGNLEWLPGKALALSETCYPEAILGPLPHLYPFIVNDPGEGTQAKRRTSAVIIDHLTPPLTRAESYGPLKDLEALVDEYYEASGGDPRRLKLLKKQILDLVSDIGLDQDAGIDKGEAEETALEKLDAYLCDLKELQIRDGLHIFGLAPVGRLLTDLTVALARVPRGLGEGGDASLQRAIAADALAQVLHSGPSPSGDFDPLDCVMSDTWTGSRPEILARLTDEPWRTHGDTVERIELLAAALVDGTTACPPDWSRTEAVLAEIECRLKPSIVRSGPAEIAGLLKGLDGRFVPPGPSGAPTRGRPDVLPTGRNFYSVDSRAVPTPAAYQLGKASAELLIQRFVQDHGEWPLSFGLTAWGTSNMRTGGDDIAQALALIGVKPVWDMASRRVTGYEILPQALLGRPRVDVILRISGFFRDAFPEQIALYDKAIRAVGALDEDEGDNPIAARMRADTAQLVADGLDAAAATRRAGYRVFGSKPGAYGAGLQALIDEKGWEKRGDLAEAYLVWGGYAYGAGAEGKAERGLFEERLRTVQAVVQNQDNREHDLLDSDDYYQFEGGMTAAIEEISGARPVVYHNDHSRPEKPVIRTLEEEIGRVVRARVVNPKWIEGVMRHGYKGAFEITATVDYMFAFAATTGAVRNHHFEAVYQAFVLDERVRDFMAEKNRPALREMSERLIEAIDRGLWTPKSNSAKFSLLEIAEEI
- the cobW gene encoding cobalamin biosynthesis protein CobW, which translates into the protein MLQQKIPATVITGFLGAGKTTIIRNMLMNAGGKKIALIINEFGDLGVDGDVLKGCGADNCTEDDIIELTNGCICCTVADDFIPTMQKLLERDVKPDHIVIETSGLALPQPLVAAFNWPDIRTRVTVDGVITVVDSAAVAAGRFADDHDKVDAARAEDESLDHESAIEELFEDQLTCADLIVLNKTDLLDAAGISAVRAEVTGRTQRKPSIVEARNGEVSSLVLLGLGAGTEDDIDNRKSHHELEHEALHESGADHDHHHDHDEFESFVLKLGAIADPTSFVDRLKPVIEAHDILRLKGFIDVPGKPMRLVIQAVGTRIDTYFDRPWTSGEKRETRLVVIGLHEWDFGAVVEAVQAAA
- the cobU gene encoding bifunctional adenosylcobinamide kinase/adenosylcobinamide-phosphate guanylyltransferase produces the protein MQSIHSPVFVLGGARSGKSRFAEQVCRDSGLALNYLATCRAWDDEMGARIEAHKQDRASHGWSTHEEPLDLVGSLVAIDDPGRVVLVDCLTLWVTNLMMQEGRDIAAESGALADLLPSLKARIVLVSNEVGLGIVPENGMARAFRDHAGRLHQLIAAKAAEVYFVAAGLPLKMKG
- a CDS encoding ATP12 family chaperone protein, whose product is MRDELSNISGTFMPEHSDADPVRRAQIQMKRPLPKRFYSAVSIAADGNGFAIHLDGKPVKTPAKNTLCLPTREAAELVAAEWAAQGQVIDPGTMPVTKLANTAIDAVSANLSEVFDEIVRFAGSDLLCYRADSPQELVDRQAGRWDPVLAWVAEVHHARFILAEGVIHQEQPGHALQAYAAALERYREAFRLSCLHVVTTLAGSSILALAFAEGAYDLDTVWSLAHLDEDWTIEHWGSDEEAEARREARYGEIAAAASLFAALRSQD
- a CDS encoding HAD-IA family hydrolase: MKLVLFDCDGTLVDSAGLIHEVMRRTFLHFGKREPDVAETKAIIGLTLDIAIARMDGKPHADDEAVDMATYYKSIFGDVRRDSGFEEPLFDGIHGVIETLAARDDVVLGAVTGKSRRGLAMVLEGHGFAPHFRFCRTADDCPSKPHPAMVTECCDQSGIAPSETIVIGDAVFDMQMAKAAGATAIGVSWGYASVDELWKAGADAVVDHPADLLAYIH